A window of the Bradyrhizobium ottawaense genome harbors these coding sequences:
- a CDS encoding CHASE3 domain-containing protein, translating to MPSQRVIIGIGLTILLTISAASIGLDVKSRIDAVAVGQTLGILRKLADIQLLLRRSESAARGFALSKDDYYVREYRNASAGIPAAFDDLIADFADRPDQKPVLEEVKGLAIRRVAISSEMIRLQAAGDIAGVAAQAAKAEGRMTMEKIGIDLEKIIVEVRTRLAVRYAASRTTRAFLLAIDLAGVVLILILATVLIQTSRRSSRELRHSLNATQAANETLEAAVAERTEHLVAAHEELRHSTAVLQNTFNSVAEAVIVLDAKGEIILANEAAGKLLRYRPGMNVWELRRLSVAYHADGVTRLTAHEMPSAQVLRGEPFDEQEIVIRPANGRDPLDLVVSGRPLRDASGAISGAALVYHDITQWRETERKLQQSQKLDAIGKLTGGVAHDFNNMLTVITGTTETLVASLQHMPALQKTAAMIDQAAERCSELIQHLLAFARRQPLQPRNVDVNGTVLDIAKLLRPTLGEQIEIDSILDHEVATSHIDASQLANALLNMAINARDAMPNGGKLLLETRNVVLDEAYAQANPDARPGAYVMLAVTDTGTGMSREVQDKVFEPFFTTKEVGKGTGLGLSMVYGFVKQSGGHIKIYSELGHGTTIKLYLPPARGQTEAPPAAAAPPLHGSETILVVEDDALVRNFVAAQLQALGYQTVAAADGPAALAVIDNGQPFDLLFTDVILPNGMTGRQLADEVALRRPDMKVLYTSGYTDNAIVHQGRLDPGVLLLSKPYRKSQLADMIRRALNGE from the coding sequence ATGCCGTCGCAGCGCGTTATTATAGGAATTGGCCTCACCATCCTGCTCACGATCAGCGCCGCGTCAATCGGTTTGGACGTCAAGTCGCGTATCGACGCCGTCGCGGTGGGCCAGACGCTCGGGATCCTGCGGAAACTAGCGGATATCCAGTTGCTGCTCCGACGCTCCGAAAGCGCCGCGCGCGGTTTCGCCCTGAGCAAGGACGATTATTACGTCCGGGAATATCGCAACGCCAGCGCAGGCATCCCGGCGGCTTTCGACGACCTGATTGCGGATTTTGCGGATCGTCCCGACCAAAAGCCGGTGCTCGAGGAAGTCAAGGGCCTTGCCATCAGACGCGTGGCCATCAGCAGCGAAATGATCAGGCTTCAGGCGGCCGGCGACATCGCCGGCGTTGCGGCGCAGGCGGCGAAGGCCGAAGGCCGCATGACGATGGAAAAGATCGGCATCGATCTGGAGAAAATCATTGTCGAAGTAAGAACCCGCCTCGCCGTCCGCTACGCTGCCTCCCGCACCACCCGGGCCTTCCTGCTGGCCATCGATCTGGCCGGCGTCGTTCTGATCCTGATCCTGGCGACGGTCCTGATCCAGACGTCGCGGCGATCGAGCCGCGAGCTTCGGCACTCGCTGAACGCGACGCAGGCCGCCAACGAAACGCTGGAGGCCGCGGTCGCCGAACGCACCGAACATCTGGTCGCCGCCCATGAGGAACTGCGGCATTCGACCGCGGTGCTGCAAAACACGTTCAACAGCGTGGCCGAAGCAGTGATCGTCCTCGACGCCAAGGGCGAGATTATCCTCGCCAATGAGGCCGCCGGGAAATTGTTGCGCTACCGGCCGGGCATGAACGTCTGGGAATTGCGGCGACTAAGCGTCGCCTATCACGCCGACGGGGTGACCCGCCTGACGGCCCATGAAATGCCTTCGGCGCAGGTGCTGCGCGGCGAACCGTTCGACGAGCAGGAAATCGTCATCCGTCCCGCCAACGGCCGCGATCCGCTGGATCTGGTGGTCAGCGGGCGGCCGCTACGCGATGCCTCGGGCGCGATCAGCGGCGCGGCGCTGGTCTATCACGACATCACGCAATGGCGCGAGACCGAGCGCAAGCTGCAGCAATCGCAAAAGCTCGACGCCATCGGCAAGCTGACCGGCGGTGTCGCGCACGACTTCAACAACATGCTGACCGTGATCACCGGCACCACGGAAACGCTGGTCGCGAGTCTGCAGCATATGCCGGCGCTGCAGAAGACCGCCGCGATGATCGACCAGGCGGCGGAGCGCTGCAGCGAATTGATCCAGCATCTGCTCGCCTTCGCCCGCCGGCAGCCGCTGCAGCCGCGCAACGTCGACGTCAACGGCACCGTGCTCGATATCGCAAAACTGCTTCGCCCGACGCTCGGCGAGCAGATCGAGATCGACTCGATCCTGGATCACGAGGTGGCGACCTCGCATATCGACGCTTCGCAGCTCGCGAACGCGCTGCTCAACATGGCGATCAACGCCCGCGATGCGATGCCGAACGGCGGCAAATTGCTGCTGGAGACCCGCAACGTCGTGCTCGACGAAGCCTATGCCCAGGCCAATCCGGACGCGCGGCCTGGCGCCTATGTGATGCTCGCCGTCACCGACACCGGCACCGGCATGTCCAGGGAGGTGCAGGACAAGGTGTTCGAGCCGTTCTTCACCACCAAGGAGGTCGGCAAGGGCACCGGGCTCGGCCTCAGCATGGTCTACGGCTTCGTCAAGCAATCGGGCGGTCACATCAAGATCTACAGCGAGCTCGGCCACGGCACCACGATCAAGCTGTATCTGCCGCCGGCCCGCGGCCAGACCGAGGCTCCCCCCGCCGCGGCAGCGCCGCCGTTGCACGGCAGCGAGACCATCCTCGTCGTCGAGGACGACGCCCTGGTGCGCAACTTCGTCGCCGCGCAATTGCAGGCGCTCGGCTATCAGACGGTGGCGGCCGCCGATGGCCCGGCCGCGCTCGCCGTCATCGACAACGGGCAGCCGTTCGACCTGCTGTTCACCGACGTCATCCTGCCCAACGGCATGACCGGCCGGCAACTGGCCGATGAAGTGGCGCTCCGCCGCCCGGACATGAAGGTTCTCTACACCTCCGGCTACACCGACAACGCGATCGTGCATCAGGGCCGGCTCGATCCCGGCGTGCTGCTGCTGAGCAAACCCTATCGCAAGTCGCAATTGGCCGACATGATCCGCCGCGCGCTGAACGGCGAGTAG
- a CDS encoding DMT family transporter encodes MTNPPPSNAPARLAPAGLMFLAITSVGWGFNWPVTKYLLSELPVLTMRGLTGVIGAALLAAFALAMGQSLRVERKLWPRLMLAALLNVTGWMVLMGLALLWLPASEAALIAYTMPVWASLLAWPVLGERPTLLRTVALVMAFAGLAVIMGGNGFSASAAKLPGILMALTGAIGFALGTVLAKRLPLQLPPIPAAAWQIGLGCFPVAVAGLLIETTHLEKVTELGWWLLSYSIVIQFCIAYVSWFAALARLPASIAAIGTMAVPVIGVVASAMALHEPLGLTQIVALAFTLAGVVLATRS; translated from the coding sequence ATGACCAACCCGCCGCCTTCCAACGCGCCTGCGCGCCTCGCACCCGCGGGCCTGATGTTCCTCGCCATCACCTCGGTGGGCTGGGGCTTCAATTGGCCGGTCACCAAATACCTGCTCAGCGAGCTGCCGGTGCTGACCATGCGGGGCCTCACCGGCGTGATCGGCGCCGCCCTGCTGGCCGCCTTTGCGCTGGCGATGGGGCAGAGTCTGCGGGTCGAGCGAAAGCTGTGGCCGCGGCTGATGCTGGCGGCGCTGCTCAACGTCACCGGCTGGATGGTGCTGATGGGACTGGCGCTGCTCTGGCTGCCGGCCAGCGAAGCCGCCCTGATCGCCTACACCATGCCGGTCTGGGCCTCGCTGCTGGCCTGGCCGGTGCTCGGCGAGCGGCCGACCTTGCTGCGCACCGTCGCTTTGGTGATGGCGTTCGCGGGCCTTGCCGTGATCATGGGCGGCAACGGCTTTTCGGCAAGTGCTGCAAAACTGCCGGGCATCCTGATGGCGCTGACCGGCGCGATCGGCTTTGCGCTCGGCACGGTGCTCGCCAAAAGGCTGCCGCTGCAACTGCCGCCGATCCCGGCAGCGGCCTGGCAGATCGGGCTCGGCTGCTTCCCGGTCGCGGTGGCGGGTCTTCTGATCGAGACCACGCATCTCGAGAAGGTCACCGAGCTCGGCTGGTGGCTGTTGTCCTATTCGATCGTGATCCAGTTCTGCATCGCCTATGTGAGCTGGTTTGCGGCGCTGGCGCGGCTGCCGGCCTCGATCGCTGCGATCGGCACCATGGCGGTACCCGTGATCGGCGTGGTGGCGTCGGCGATGGCGCTGCACGAACCGCTGGGGCTGACGCAGATCGTGGCGCTGGCCTTTACGCTCGCGGGCGTGGTGCTGGCGACGCGCTCATAA
- a CDS encoding vitamin B12-dependent ribonucleotide reductase translates to MRIERRNTTSGQSPYAGIDFRLTTSEIRNPDGSIVFRLENVEVPQFWSQVASDVLAQKYFRKAGVAARLKKVEEETVPSWLWRSVPDTEALAVLPENERFVSELSAKQVFDRLAGCWTYWGWKGNYFSSEEDASAFFDELRFMLAKQMVAPNSPQWFNTGLHWAYGVDGPGQGHYYVDPFTGKLTKSKSAYEHPQPHACFIQGVGDDLVNEGGIMDLWVREARLFKYGSGTGSNFSRLRGEGEKLSGGGRSSGLMSFLKIGDRAAGAIKSGGTTRRAAKMVVVDADHPDIETYIDWKVKEEQKVAALVTGSKINQKHLKAVLKACVNCEGSGDDCFDPEKNPALRREIKLARRSLVSDNVIKRVIQFAKQGYKDIDFPTYDTDWDSEAYLTVSGQNSNNSVSLKDDFLRAVETDGDWDLIGRTNKKVTKTLKARDLWEKIGHAAWASADPGLHFNTTMNDWHTCKASGDIRASNPCSEYMFLDDTACNLASANLITFYSTTTKRFDVESYEHLCRLWTVVLEISVMMAQFPSRAIAELSYEFRTLGLGFANIGGLLMTMGLSYDSKEGRALCGALTAIMTGISYKTSAEMAAELGTFPGYKKNAQHMLRVIRNHRRAAHGESRGYEALAVSPVPLDHASCPQTDIVTHAIAAWDDALALGEKHGYRNAQTTVVAPTGTIGLVMDCDTTGIEPDFALVKFKKLAGGGYWKIINQAVPVALRTLGYSEADIAEIEAYAVGHGSLSNAPGINVSTLKAKGFTDEALAKVEKALPTAFDIKFAFNKWTFGEDFLRDTLKIAPEAIAAPGFDLLAAVGFTKREIEAANVHICGAMTVEGAPHLKAEHYSVFDCANPCGKIGKRYLSVESHIRMMAASQPFISGAISKTINMPNDATVEDCKSAYLLSWKLALKANALYRDGSKLSQPLNSQLISDDDDEEDATDAYYDKPMAARTAQVSEKIVEKLVERIIVMREREKMPDRRKGYTQKAVVGGHKVYLRTGEYDDGRIGEIFIDMHKEGAALRSFINNFAIAVSLGLQYGVPLEEYVDAFTFTRFEPAGPVQGNDSIKYATSILDYVFRELAVSYMSRFDLAHVDPSESNFDALGRGVEEGKEPDPAHSTRYVSKGLTRSRTDNLVVMRAAPSDTDARGTSNVTAIAGHSPSPRLADTVEGAVALKQEAQHDLSPTEKLEALQWSKAGAAQAAVPSKAERRAEAKAKGYEGEMCGECGHFSLVRNGTCMKCDTCGSTTGCS, encoded by the coding sequence ATGCGAATCGAACGGCGCAACACCACTTCCGGCCAGTCACCCTATGCAGGGATTGATTTCAGATTGACGACATCTGAGATCCGCAACCCCGACGGTTCGATCGTGTTCCGCCTCGAAAATGTCGAGGTGCCCCAGTTCTGGTCGCAGGTCGCCTCCGACGTCCTCGCCCAGAAGTATTTCCGTAAAGCGGGCGTCGCCGCGCGGCTGAAGAAGGTCGAGGAAGAGACCGTGCCGTCCTGGCTGTGGCGCTCGGTGCCCGACACCGAGGCGCTGGCCGTCCTGCCCGAGAACGAGCGCTTCGTCAGCGAGCTCAGCGCCAAACAGGTGTTCGACCGCCTCGCCGGCTGCTGGACCTATTGGGGCTGGAAGGGCAACTACTTCTCCTCGGAAGAGGACGCGAGCGCGTTCTTCGACGAGCTGCGCTTCATGCTGGCCAAGCAGATGGTCGCGCCGAACTCGCCGCAGTGGTTCAACACCGGTCTGCACTGGGCCTACGGCGTCGATGGCCCCGGCCAGGGCCACTACTATGTCGATCCCTTCACCGGCAAGCTGACCAAGTCGAAATCGGCTTACGAGCATCCGCAGCCGCATGCCTGCTTCATCCAGGGCGTCGGTGACGACCTCGTCAACGAGGGCGGCATCATGGACCTCTGGGTCCGCGAGGCGCGCCTGTTCAAATACGGCTCCGGCACCGGCTCCAACTTCTCGCGCCTGCGCGGCGAAGGCGAAAAGCTTTCCGGCGGCGGCCGCTCGTCGGGCCTGATGAGCTTCCTCAAGATCGGCGACCGCGCCGCGGGCGCGATCAAGTCCGGCGGCACCACCCGCCGCGCGGCCAAGATGGTCGTGGTCGACGCCGACCATCCGGATATCGAGACCTATATCGACTGGAAGGTGAAGGAGGAGCAGAAGGTTGCCGCCCTCGTCACCGGCTCCAAGATCAACCAGAAGCACCTCAAGGCCGTGCTGAAGGCCTGCGTCAACTGCGAAGGTTCGGGCGACGACTGCTTCGATCCGGAAAAGAACCCTGCCCTGCGCCGCGAAATCAAGCTCGCGCGCCGCAGCCTCGTGTCCGACAACGTCATCAAGCGAGTGATCCAGTTCGCCAAGCAGGGCTACAAGGACATCGACTTCCCGACCTATGACACCGATTGGGATTCGGAAGCCTACCTCACCGTATCCGGCCAGAACTCCAACAACTCGGTCTCGCTGAAGGACGATTTCCTCCGCGCCGTCGAAACCGACGGCGACTGGGACCTGATCGGCCGCACCAACAAGAAGGTGACGAAGACGCTCAAGGCCCGCGACCTCTGGGAAAAGATCGGCCACGCCGCGTGGGCCTCGGCCGATCCCGGCCTGCACTTCAACACCACCATGAACGACTGGCACACCTGCAAGGCGTCCGGCGACATCCGCGCCTCCAATCCGTGCTCGGAATACATGTTCCTGGACGACACCGCCTGCAACCTGGCCTCCGCCAACCTGATCACGTTCTATTCGACCACGACCAAGCGGTTCGACGTCGAATCCTACGAGCATCTGTGCCGGCTCTGGACCGTCGTGCTGGAAATCTCGGTGATGATGGCGCAGTTCCCGTCGCGCGCCATCGCCGAACTCTCCTACGAGTTCCGCACGCTCGGCCTCGGTTTTGCGAACATCGGCGGTCTCCTGATGACCATGGGCCTGTCGTATGACTCGAAGGAAGGCCGCGCGTTGTGCGGCGCCTTGACCGCGATCATGACCGGCATCTCCTACAAGACGTCAGCCGAGATGGCCGCCGAACTCGGCACCTTCCCCGGCTACAAGAAGAACGCCCAGCACATGCTGCGCGTGATCCGCAACCACCGCCGCGCCGCGCACGGCGAATCGCGCGGCTATGAGGCGCTGGCCGTCAGCCCGGTTCCGCTCGACCACGCCTCGTGCCCGCAGACCGACATCGTCACCCATGCTATTGCGGCCTGGGACGACGCGCTCGCGCTCGGCGAAAAGCACGGCTACCGCAACGCGCAGACCACCGTGGTGGCGCCGACCGGCACCATCGGTCTGGTGATGGATTGCGACACGACCGGCATCGAGCCTGATTTCGCGCTGGTGAAGTTCAAGAAGCTCGCCGGCGGCGGCTACTGGAAGATCATCAACCAGGCCGTCCCCGTCGCCCTGCGCACGCTCGGCTATTCCGAGGCCGATATTGCCGAGATCGAAGCCTACGCCGTCGGCCACGGCTCGCTCTCCAACGCGCCCGGCATCAACGTCTCCACCCTGAAGGCCAAGGGCTTCACCGACGAAGCATTGGCAAAAGTGGAAAAGGCGCTGCCGACCGCGTTCGACATCAAGTTCGCCTTCAACAAGTGGACCTTCGGTGAAGATTTCCTGCGCGACACGCTGAAGATCGCGCCGGAAGCAATCGCCGCCCCCGGCTTCGACCTGCTCGCCGCCGTCGGCTTCACCAAGCGCGAGATCGAGGCCGCCAACGTCCACATCTGCGGCGCGATGACGGTCGAAGGCGCGCCGCATTTGAAGGCCGAGCACTATTCGGTATTCGACTGCGCCAACCCCTGCGGCAAGATCGGCAAGCGTTATCTCTCGGTCGAGAGCCACATCCGGATGATGGCGGCGTCGCAGCCGTTCATCTCGGGCGCGATCTCGAAAACCATCAACATGCCGAACGACGCCACCGTCGAGGATTGCAAGTCGGCGTACCTGCTGTCTTGGAAACTCGCGCTGAAGGCCAACGCGCTCTACCGCGACGGCTCAAAACTGTCGCAGCCGCTGAACTCGCAGCTCATCAGCGACGATGACGACGAGGAAGATGCGACCGACGCCTATTACGACAAGCCGATGGCGGCGCGTACCGCGCAGGTCTCGGAAAAGATCGTCGAGAAACTGGTCGAGCGCATCATCGTGATGCGCGAGCGCGAGAAGATGCCGGATCGCCGCAAGGGTTACACCCAGAAGGCGGTGGTCGGCGGCCACAAGGTCTATCTGCGCACCGGCGAATATGACGATGGCCGGATCGGCGAGATCTTCATCGACATGCACAAGGAAGGTGCGGCGCTGCGCTCCTTCATCAACAACTTCGCCATAGCGGTGTCGCTCGGTCTGCAATACGGCGTGCCGCTGGAGGAATATGTCGACGCCTTCACCTTCACCCGTTTTGAGCCGGCGGGCCCCGTGCAGGGCAACGACTCCATCAAGTACGCGACCTCGATCCTCGACTATGTGTTCCGCGAACTCGCGGTCAGCTACATGTCGCGCTTCGATCTCGCCCATGTCGATCCCAGCGAGTCGAATTTCGACGCGCTCGGCCGCGGCGTCGAGGAAGGCAAGGAGCCGGATCCGGCGCATTCGACCCGCTATGTGTCGAAGGGCCTGACCCGCTCGCGCACCGACAACCTCGTCGTCATGCGCGCTGCCCCCAGCGACACCGACGCGCGCGGCACCAGCAACGTCACCGCGATCGCCGGCCACAGCCCCAGCCCCCGCCTCGCAGACACGGTGGAAGGCGCGGTCGCACTGAAGCAGGAAGCCCAGCACGACCTGTCGCCGACCGAAAAGCTCGAAGCCCTGCAGTGGAGTAAGGCCGGTGCGGCGCAAGCCGCGGTCCCGAGCAAGGCCGAGCGGCGCGCCGAAGCCAAGGCAAAAGGCTACGAAGGCGAAATGTGCGGCGAGTGTGGCCACTTCTCGCTGGTGCGCAACGGCACCTGCATGAAGTGCGATACGTGCGGCTCGACGACGGGGTGTTCGTGA
- a CDS encoding PaaI family thioesterase, with protein MSTPSTPSPPLPFDDLLHAVGSRRSSYGYISGLALDRAAPGEVWTSLAYRPAFVGDTGTGVIHGGVVTAMLDETCGMAVQLALDGTRSIATLDLRIDYQKPATPGLAIRAHSVCYRVTRSIAFVRATAYQESEDEPVATATACFMAGANRTNMLTRPTEREFGTPPTLELPDDPTGLFANSPFARWLGIRDHEDGTLVMPFSPRIVGNPILPAIHGGITGAFLETTALVGVARELGASAVPKPIGLTVNYLRSGRALDSYASVSIVKQGLRIVAFEAQAWQDDRSKPIASAFGHFMLRRTAGSDEE; from the coding sequence ATGTCCACCCCATCGACGCCCTCGCCGCCCCTCCCGTTCGACGACCTGCTCCACGCCGTCGGCAGCCGCCGCTCTTCCTATGGCTATATCAGCGGGCTGGCGCTCGACCGCGCCGCGCCCGGTGAGGTCTGGACCAGCCTTGCGTACCGGCCGGCCTTCGTCGGCGACACCGGGACCGGCGTGATCCATGGCGGCGTGGTGACGGCGATGCTGGACGAGACCTGCGGCATGGCGGTGCAGCTCGCGCTCGACGGCACCCGTTCGATCGCGACACTGGACCTGCGCATCGACTACCAGAAGCCGGCGACACCCGGACTCGCCATCCGCGCCCATTCGGTCTGCTACCGCGTCACCCGCTCGATCGCCTTCGTGCGCGCCACCGCCTATCAGGAGAGCGAGGACGAGCCGGTTGCCACCGCCACCGCCTGCTTCATGGCCGGCGCCAACCGCACCAACATGCTGACGCGGCCGACCGAACGCGAATTCGGCACGCCGCCGACGCTGGAATTGCCTGACGATCCGACCGGCCTGTTCGCCAACAGCCCGTTCGCGCGCTGGCTCGGCATTCGCGACCATGAAGACGGCACGCTGGTGATGCCGTTCTCGCCCAGGATCGTCGGCAATCCGATCCTGCCCGCGATCCACGGCGGCATCACCGGCGCGTTCCTGGAGACCACCGCGCTCGTCGGCGTCGCGCGTGAACTCGGCGCATCGGCTGTGCCGAAGCCGATCGGGCTGACGGTCAATTATCTCCGCTCCGGACGCGCGCTGGACAGCTACGCCAGCGTGTCGATCGTCAAGCAGGGCCTGCGCATCGTCGCCTTCGAGGCCCAGGCCTGGCAGGACGACCGCAGCAAGCCGATCGCATCGGCGTTCGGACATTTTATGCTGCGGCGGACGGCGGGTAGCGACGAGGAATAG
- a CDS encoding ArsR/SmtB family transcription factor, protein MVQFVHPQREDITLAGVLAALADPMRLRIVRSLLDEKDCMSCTAAAPCPGMAKSTLSNHFRILREAGLIQTSKKGVEHRNVVREADINARFPKLLKTILGFSEQA, encoded by the coding sequence ATGGTGCAATTCGTTCACCCGCAGCGCGAGGACATTACATTGGCCGGCGTGCTGGCAGCGCTGGCGGACCCGATGCGGCTGCGCATCGTCAGGAGCCTGCTGGACGAGAAGGATTGCATGTCCTGCACGGCCGCAGCGCCGTGCCCCGGCATGGCCAAATCGACCCTGTCGAACCATTTTCGCATTCTGCGCGAAGCCGGATTGATCCAGACCTCGAAAAAAGGCGTCGAGCACCGCAATGTCGTCCGCGAGGCGGATATCAATGCGCGCTTTCCGAAATTGCTGAAGACAATTTTGGGATTTTCGGAGCAGGCATAG
- a CDS encoding SDR family NAD(P)-dependent oxidoreductase: MTKRLEGKVALVTGASKGIGAEIAVRLAAEGAAVAVNYSASKQAAERVVAAITGKGGKAVAVHGNLTDAGQVKSAVAETVKAFGPIDILVNNAGLYEFAPLDGITAEHFHKHFDLNVLGLLQVSQEAARHFNEAGGSIVNISSGVSTMAPPNTAVYTATKASVDAISSVLSKELAPRKIRVNTVNPGMIATEGVVAAGLDEGDMRKWIESATPLGRIGKVEEIAAAVAFFASDDASYITGETLHVTGGLH, translated from the coding sequence ATGACCAAGAGACTTGAAGGCAAAGTGGCGCTGGTAACCGGCGCATCAAAGGGTATCGGCGCCGAGATCGCGGTTCGCCTCGCCGCCGAGGGTGCGGCGGTCGCCGTCAACTACAGCGCCAGCAAGCAGGCGGCCGAGCGCGTGGTCGCCGCAATCACCGGCAAGGGCGGCAAAGCCGTTGCCGTGCACGGCAATCTCACCGACGCCGGCCAGGTGAAATCGGCGGTGGCCGAGACCGTGAAGGCATTTGGCCCGATCGACATCCTCGTCAACAATGCCGGGCTCTACGAGTTCGCGCCGCTGGATGGCATTACCGCCGAGCACTTCCACAAGCATTTCGACCTCAACGTGCTTGGCCTGCTGCAGGTGTCGCAGGAAGCCGCGCGGCACTTCAATGAGGCGGGCGGCAGCATCGTCAACATCAGTTCCGGCGTATCGACAATGGCCCCGCCGAACACCGCCGTCTACACCGCGACCAAGGCCTCGGTGGACGCTATCTCCTCGGTGCTGTCAAAGGAACTGGCGCCGCGAAAGATCCGCGTCAACACCGTCAACCCCGGCATGATCGCCACCGAAGGCGTCGTTGCCGCGGGTCTGGACGAAGGTGACATGCGCAAGTGGATCGAATCCGCGACGCCGCTGGGCCGGATCGGCAAGGTCGAGGAGATCGCGGCGGCGGTGGCGTTCTTTGCTTCGGATGATGCTTCGTACATCACCGGCGAAACATTGCACGTGACGGGTGGCCTGCACTGA
- a CDS encoding cupin domain-containing protein, giving the protein MNKPEKTSAQTSAQSSTTTSAPVNPPHLRSTFVAASEMPWQPTQFAGIEMKILYSDDEGRSTILFKMAPGAVVPLHEHTALEQTFMLEGSLDDAEGSCGPGDFVWRPGGNIHVAHAPDGATFLSVFTRPNRFFDGTKFFTATEK; this is encoded by the coding sequence ATGAACAAGCCCGAAAAAACGTCAGCGCAAACGTCAGCGCAATCGTCAACGACAACGTCAGCGCCCGTCAATCCGCCGCATCTGCGCTCGACCTTCGTTGCCGCATCTGAAATGCCCTGGCAGCCGACGCAGTTCGCCGGGATCGAGATGAAGATTCTTTACAGCGACGACGAGGGGCGCTCCACCATCCTGTTCAAGATGGCGCCAGGCGCCGTGGTGCCGCTGCACGAGCACACCGCGCTCGAACAGACGTTCATGCTCGAAGGCTCGCTGGATGACGCGGAGGGAAGCTGCGGGCCGGGCGACTTCGTGTGGCGGCCGGGCGGCAACATCCATGTCGCGCATGCGCCTGACGGCGCGACGTTCCTGTCCGTGTTCACCCGTCCGAACCGCTTTTTCGACGGCACGAAGTTTTTCACGGCGACAGAGAAGTAG
- a CDS encoding DUF2312 domain-containing protein, producing the protein MSDITIPGGKIRSFVERVENIDTELQELNEQKKEIFAEAKGEGFDVKILKEIIKLRKQDKDERDEREGLLDLYMRAMDTAPPEQAAKAA; encoded by the coding sequence ATGTCAGACATCACCATTCCCGGCGGCAAAATTCGCTCCTTCGTCGAGCGGGTCGAAAACATCGACACCGAGTTGCAGGAGCTGAACGAGCAGAAGAAGGAAATCTTTGCGGAGGCCAAGGGCGAGGGCTTTGACGTAAAAATCCTCAAGGAGATCATCAAGCTGCGAAAGCAGGACAAGGACGAGCGCGACGAGCGTGAAGGCCTGCTCGATCTCTACATGCGCGCGATGGACACCGCGCCGCCGGAACAGGCAGCGAAGGCGGCCTGA
- the pdxY gene encoding pyridoxal kinase PdxY gives MNVISIQSQVAFGHVGNSAAVFPMQLHGIDVTAVPTTLLSNRPGYPTIRGRVLEAQLVADLLLGIEERGAVDACDMILSGYLGSPDIAAVVADFVARAKARNPSLLYCCDPVLGDRDRGLFVQADIPPVVRDRLCRLADVITPNHFEFEYLAGAKASNDKATTTGQVIAQAQALLARGPSTIVITSAELSDTPDGEIETVAVERSQSWRVRTPRLPISPSGTGDLFASLFVSARVQGKNTPEALGHAASAIFAVLERTAISGTEEMRIVASADQLVHPTRRFDAVIIGTW, from the coding sequence ATGAACGTGATTTCGATTCAGTCGCAGGTTGCCTTCGGCCATGTCGGCAATAGCGCCGCGGTCTTTCCGATGCAGTTGCACGGCATCGACGTAACAGCGGTGCCGACCACGCTGTTGAGCAACCGGCCGGGCTACCCGACCATCCGCGGCCGGGTGCTGGAAGCACAACTGGTCGCCGATCTCCTGCTCGGCATCGAGGAGCGCGGCGCGGTCGATGCGTGCGACATGATTCTGTCGGGCTATCTCGGCTCGCCCGATATCGCCGCCGTGGTCGCAGACTTCGTCGCGCGCGCCAAAGCGCGCAATCCTTCCCTGCTCTATTGCTGCGATCCCGTGCTCGGCGATCGCGACCGCGGCCTGTTCGTGCAAGCCGATATTCCGCCTGTCGTGCGCGACCGGCTCTGTCGGCTGGCCGATGTCATCACGCCCAACCATTTCGAGTTCGAATATCTCGCGGGCGCCAAGGCCTCAAACGATAAGGCCACGACAACCGGTCAGGTCATCGCGCAGGCGCAAGCGCTGCTGGCGCGCGGCCCATCGACGATCGTCATCACCAGCGCCGAACTGTCGGATACGCCGGACGGCGAGATCGAGACCGTCGCCGTCGAGCGATCGCAAAGCTGGCGCGTGCGCACGCCAAGACTGCCGATCAGCCCGTCCGGCACCGGCGATCTCTTTGCCTCGCTGTTCGTTTCCGCGCGCGTCCAGGGCAAGAACACGCCGGAAGCGCTCGGCCACGCCGCGTCCGCGATCTTCGCCGTGCTGGAACGCACCGCCATCAGCGGCACGGAGGAAATGCGCATCGTCGCGAGCGCCGACCAGCTCGTTCACCCGACGCGCCGGTTCGACGCTGTCATCATCGGTACTTGGTAG
- a CDS encoding DUF6894 family protein, with protein MTQVYFHCSNSREVRIDRSGEAVSDLAEARDRAVGIVRSLIMQRDQEDWRDWTVHVSDSDDEIFVLPFAFVLGKPH; from the coding sequence ATGACCCAGGTCTATTTTCACTGCTCGAACTCCCGCGAAGTCCGGATCGATCGATCCGGCGAAGCGGTCAGCGATCTCGCCGAAGCGCGCGACCGCGCGGTCGGCATCGTGCGATCGCTCATCATGCAACGCGACCAGGAAGACTGGCGCGACTGGACCGTGCATGTCAGCGACTCCGACGACGAGATCTTCGTGCTCCCCTTCGCCTTCGTCCTCGGCAAGCCGCATTAG